The sequence below is a genomic window from Rhinopithecus roxellana isolate Shanxi Qingling chromosome 19, ASM756505v1, whole genome shotgun sequence.
AAGTTACTAAACTTGTCCAGTGCCTCATAACATGGTCTCAAGCTCTTAACAAATGGAGCCCAGGATTCAAAAATCTGAACTCTAATAATGGCTTGTCATTCTGGTTTCTTACCCTTCAGGAACCTGTGAGGTGTTAACCAACCTGTAAGCTGCATTCCAGCACTGGCAAACCTGGCCTCTCAAATATCCAGCCAATTCTAAGTTTGGTGCCAGGAACACAGACTCCATCCAACCCCTTTCTCTGCCTTAGGCCTGGTCCCAAGACACTGTTTGCACTCCCCACACACTTAACATCATAGCCCATTTtcccaggctcccaaagtgcttgagatCACCCTAGCAGCCACCAGCCCCAATGATTTCCTACGAAGCCCACTTCCTCACTTTTCTACCTTATGTCAGGCCAACTTTACCAGACGCCTGGTCTGGTTGTTTGTACAGACAGATATCAAAACACTCTGTTGGTGCCTCCCCACCTCCAGTGGCTCAGGAAGACGTGCACAGCCAATCTGCACAAACCCCAACCTTATCACTCCTCTCAGAACTCAATAGTTGCTAACCCACGTCTATTCTCAAGGACGACTCTGAGGCCTAAACCCTTCCGTTTAACATGAGAAAGACACGCGGAGCCGTAATGTGACTGGCTCTGGGTCTCACAAATTATCACACCATCCTTTCTCATATCAGCATGCCAACCCTTTGGTACCCTCCGATTTGCCCTACCAGGGCATCCCTCCAGTCTCCGAACCTCTGCCTCTTTCAAGTGTTTAAGACGACCACCCAAACAGCAGCCACTGAAACATTCTCCATCAGCTCTCAAGGGTCCCGTTCCGGTACCTCCCTGGGAGCAGGGGCTCCTTCAGTCCCGATCTGAAAGGGAGCTCCCTCAGGTCGCAGAAGGCTTCCGAGCCCTTCCCCCCGGGCAGTCAAGTGTCCAGGGACTCTAGGGGGCGAGGGATCTGATGTCACTAACTCCCACCCCGTCCCTCTAGACCTGAGTTCGTGGTCCCTACTCTCCACAACCATCAGAGCTCCCACTGCAGCTATCACGTATTTGCATgatcccacacacacactctatttAACACCTTCCCAACCGACCACACCACCCCGCAAAAGTCCACATCGACCGCCCAGCATCTCTCCCCCATCCCCGGGCACTCACCGCTCGGCGCGCACGCACACTCCAAATTTCTTCTAGGACTTAGCATTACGTTGGCTCCTCCAAACCCGCCCACGGGCCGGGCTGCCACGCCCCCCACGCTTATTGGCTTAGGGGCGCCGACCCATGCCCCGTGCCGCGTGCAGCCGTCGGCCCCCGCACAGCCGCCATTGGCGCCTCCGGCCGCCATCGTCTTCTCATTGGTCAGCAGGCCAACGGGGGCGGGAGAGATACGCGTGCGAGAGGGGCCGCCCCAACGCGGCGATTGGAAGCCTGACCGGAAGCCACGCCCTCCACACTTCTGAGGCTTTTATTGGCTGAGGAAATAACCCCCGACCTGCCAAGATTGGTGACGTCAGTGCCAGGCCTGCTCTCCAAGCTTTCTCATAGGCTGAGAGGTCTCGGAGCTGTAGGGTACACGTGCCGGCGGTCTCACGCGGCAGCTTGTTTACCCAGAAGCTGGGGATTTTCCTTGACGACACGCTTAACCACGGCTGCTAAATCTGCGCAGGCGCAGCGAGCGTGACCTGCACGCAGGGGCAGACGTGAGCGGTGGCACAGTATAAGGCGCACTTTGTACAGAGACCCGGGCATGACAAGGGGGGATCCGGCGCTGGGGTTCCGGCCCTGGGTCCCCGAGGCTCCCCGAAGCTGGAAGGTCAGAGCATTAGGGTGAAGCGGTCTTCAGATCTCAGCATGGTGTGTTGGTGACGATGAAGATGAGAGCGCCTCTTCCTGATTGTTTTCTGCGGGCCAGGCCAGGCGCTTCTCACAAACTCTGAGGCGAGCTCACGTACTCCCCGCGCCTCACAAATGAGACTGAGATCCAGAGAGGTTACATAATCTGTTTGCCTGTAACACGCTAGTCAGTAACAAGGCTAAAACTTGAACCCAAATTCAAGTTTTAACTTACAGGGCCGATGGGAACTCTTAAACCTGGAAGGGATTTGAGTTGAAGTGCGAAATCCTGAGcactgcctggcatatagtaagacTTCAAGTTGGACATTCGGGTAATGATTGTGTACCTAATATAAGaatcacagtggctcacgcctgtaaccccagcactttggcaggctgaggtgggtggatcacttgaggtcaggagttcgagaccagcctggccaatatggtaaaactctgtctctactaaaaaaaaaaagaaaaaaaacccacaaaaattagccaggcatggtggtaggtagctctaatcccagctactcaggaggctgaggcaagagaattgcttaaacccagaaggcagaggttgcagtgagccgagattgcaccactgcactccagcctgggtgacagagcgagactgtctcaaaacaaacaaatgaaaaaaggctggacgcggtggcgattctcctgcctcggcctcccaagtagctgggattacaggcacgtgccaccacgcctaattttttgtatttttagtagagatgagatttcaccatgttggcaaggctggtctcgaactcctgacctcaagtgatctgcctgcctcagcctcccaaagtgctaggattacaggcgtgagccaccgcgccctaccTAAAATATACTCCCATTTGTTCAGCATCGTGTTaagtggatttttttgtttgtgttttgagacagagtctccttctgtcacccaggctggagtgcagtggggtgatctcggctcactgcaacctccacctcccaggttcaagcagttctctgcctcagcctccccagtagctgggattacaggtgcccgccaccacacccgactaattttttgtgtgtatttttagtagagacacggtttcactatgttggctagcctggtcttgaactcctgacctcagcctcccaaatggctgggattactggcgtgagccactgtggccagcaaCTCATTGTTgaagcacctggggaaagggataCTAAGATGCCACATCTGAGGCCTCCTGGACCTACAGGCTGTGGCAGTTCAGTGTGGGGTCTAAAGTCACGAGTCATACAACAGAATACAGAGGTAGTAGGCCGTCTACCGGCAGCTCCACGACATACTCAGCTGTCTCTCTCTGAGCCTATTTAAACCAGTATTTACTAACCCCATCTGAGCGCTGGCACTGGGTTAGGCACAGAGGGGAAGAGATGCTTCACAGAAGTGGCCAATGACTTAATCTACTGCTGCACGGGAGCCACTGCAGAGCATCTAGAAGTTAAATCGAGTAGAAAGGAGTCCAACAGCAGGAACATGCCCCAGGAAAGGGAAACGAAACCTGGGAACTCTAGACCGTAGGGCTCAAGGGGCTTAGAGACACGCGGGCTGGCTATGACACTTCCCATTACCAACTCCTACTGCCCCCGTGTGGCCACTTTGAGAATCACATTTTGCCCTGCCCAAGGTCAGGGCCTCTTGCCAAATCCAGTCCTTGACCAATGTATCTTCTCAACCTTCCTGGTAAACCTTCCGATCCAATATTCTTCCCATTGGTTAAGAAAAGATCTTATTCTCCTcgcaccaaaaaaataaaaataaaaaaaataaaaataaaaaagatcttaGAACAGACAACACCTGGTTACTCATTAcacatttattgtacattttcacAATCTGGATGCGCCACAGAATTGGgggcatggggtgggggaagagggggGCAGGGGACACTGGGATATTATGGGGGGTCTAGAAcacagcacccccacccccagcatctCTCCTACCCTTTCACACCACAGCTTAGATATCCCTGCTCCCCCTCCACACAGAAAACCTCGAGTGTGGGAGGAAGAAAGTTTGGGGGCCCCCTCCCGTGGCAGGTTAAGGGACTGTACCCTCAGACCCTTAAAATTGTGCCATTTAAAAAGACAACAGACCCTTCCTCAATCACTTCACCCAATGAAAGGACAGCTCTCTCTGGGCTCAACAGCCCTGGAGAGGGGGGGCAAGCATCCCCATACTCCAGTAAGTCCCATGCACACATTGGCAGTGACTAGTACCCCACCCtaaatttgggggtgggggaagtcaGAGGAGCTGGGAAGTGATGGGGGCAACACCCCCCAAATTGGGAAGGAGGGTTTTCAGTCCTGTCCCCAGCAGGGGTGAGGCCAGAGATTTCAGGCAAGAATTGGGGGGATTCTCTGCCCTGCCCCACTCCTCCCCAAGGCAGTGATGACCCCCCACACACTGGTAGCCATCCCTCCCAAAAGAGATCAATTGTGGCCAACCCCCAACTCTCctggtgggaggaggaggtggatcAGGCAGATGGGAGGGAAACTCCATGGGAATGTCAGTTGAGTGCCCCACATGAAAACTGGGGAGCAGGAATGTGGGGAGAATCCCCAAGTGGCAGAATTATTGGTCCATCATAACATACTGAACTCCAAGACACTTACATAccagctgggggagggagagggtacAAGAGGTTTGGAAAATGAGGGTAAGGGAGGCAAACTGGACTAGAAGAGCTAGGAGGAGGCAATGCTGGGGGACAGAGCAGCCTGGTCCCCCAAAAGCCCAGGCTCCCCACCATCTGCAAGTAATGTCGTGCAAATGAAAATGTGATACAAGGACAAATGGGGACTAACTCCtcagtaaaaaaaagaaacaccggTTGAGAGAAGAGTGAtggaacaaaaagaaatggaaagggatGGCAGTATGTAATGATACGCTAATTAACATGCTGGACACTCCCAAATACCTTGGGATTCTTAGGACCAAGTGGGGCCAGTCTCAGAGCCTCCCAATGGATGCAAACAAGATGCACCTAGGGAAGCCTGGAcaggtgctttttgttttttgtggccTTTTTTGAGGGCGGGGCAGAGGGAGCATGaccaggagagggaagaggaaaggaaggccaGGGTGGGAAGAAGGATCAGCTAAATCtgagggaagaagaaggagaggagagggactATTGCATAGCAGATGCAAATGAAGGGACTTGGGGCtaggcaggaagaaagggaaagggaaggaaggcaaGAGAGAGGAGGTGAAGGGAACCTCAGGAAGGGGTGTTAAGGACAACCGGAAAAATCTTCTAGtaataaaactacaaacagaccaaatatatataatattatatatgtataaataacaGCTGGCTATTTACAGGGGGACACACACACGGATACACACACGCACGGATCCAGGGAAGGGGGGGCTGAAAGATATGGCTGAGAGGTGGAGGAACGGCTGAGGGTGGGGGGAAAGGCCCTTCTCTAGGCAGGGCAGACTCCTCAGGGATTTAAGTGCTGAAGTAAACTGTGGAGAGAGGGGAAGAAgatgaggaagagggagaggggagggagagacagagaaagaaagaaagcagtgtgtcaggcctggccctgctccaatcctccccactccccagctgGCTGGCACCCCTACCCCTCTCTTGGACTCAGTTTCTCTATCTACAAAGCAAGGGGTTAGACAGGTGGGTTCTGAGGTCCCTTCAGTTCCATGGTATGGCCTTGAGGCCACATACCCTAATCCTGAGGCTCTGAGACCACAAGCTCTCAAATAATGGGATGGTTGGCTTCCTGGTCACGTCTCAAGCCCCTGggcctttccttcctcccactcctCAATTCCAGGGCTCTCAGACTGGGCTCTTAGGCCCAAAGGGTCCTCAATGGATACACCAACTTTCCTATTTCTAAATGTTAACAAAACTGCCAAGAACCAGGCAAAATGCAGGCTAAATAACATCAAAGTTTTTGGCTCTAGATGAATCAGAATTGCCATTAGCAGCTATATGTGTTTTTGGCTGAAGAGTAAAAACTAGATTAATGACCTTCAAAACCCAGAATCCACTAGGGAAACCTCTCCAGGGAAAGGGCCCCAGCCGTTCCCAGCCTACTCAcctatgatgatgatgaggatgatggcgCAAATCACTCCCAAGATGATCATCATCTGGGGGTAAGAGGAGAGGATCAGCGAGACTAACTATGATACCCCATTCACCCGCCAGTCCTCCTTCCTGTCCCCATCCTTACCTTGAGGTTTTTCCACCAGTATTTGCGCTTGAGCTTGGCTGCACTTGTTTCAAACTGGGAGGCCCCTGCCTGGAGTGCATCTGCACGGTCGTCCAGCTCCGACAGCTTCTGGTCCCGCTCCAGGACCTTGTCCACGTTCACCCTCATGATGTCCACCACCTGGGAGAAGGGCCCACGAGGCAGGGAGGTGTGCCAAGGCCCACCTCAGTGAGGGCAATCCTCAAACATGTGCCCACCGTGCCACACATGGAACATGCACCCTGATGCTGCCAGGTTAACATGCCAAGGACACACACAGTACATGCCTAGCACACCTGGGGACATGCAAGGACCACACATCAGGGGCATGCTGGTGACATCTCAGATATCATAGCAACACCCTCCCTCTATGGCGCCTCAGGCGCTCTGTCCATCACCAGAGCACACCTGCCTAGGCTGGCACACCCCAGGCTAGCAAAGCTGATTAACACCCCCAGCACCCTTCCAAGTGCGTGCTGACAGGGAGACAGGGATGGGGCAAGGTATCTTTGTCCGCAAACCCACAGGCGTGAAGTGTCATCACTCCCAAACCAACACGGGCCACTACACCTAAACGCCAACCCCCAGGGTCCTTTCTACTGTTTTTGACTCCCCCTACTCTCACCTCATCCACCTGGGCCTGGGTCTGCTGCAGTCTCCTGTTACTGGTGAGATTTGGAGGGGGTGCAGGGGGGCCACCCTCCCCAGCCGGGGCGGCAGGGGGGGCCGTGGCAGCGGTAGCAGACCTGAGGAGCAGGGACGGATTAAGACCCAGGGCCTGCAGCCTCTTGGCCCCGCAGCCAGGGCTCCGcccatccacctgtccatccTCGTCCCTCCAGTCCTCCTTTTCGGGAGGAAGGCCACCCGATGGAAGCCCTGGTCCAGGTCCAGCCTCGCCGCCGATGAGCTGCGTGACCTTGAGCGAGGCCCCCCTCCCcccggcctcagtttccccgcCTGTCAAATGAGGGCGACCTCACAGATGTGATCGGGGTCGACCCGAAAAGACAGGCGGCCGCGGTGACAGGGGCAGGGCGGGGCAGGAGGACACAGGGTCCGCTCCTTCCCGCGGCCATCGCTCTAGCCGGCCAGCCCGGGACGCTGGGCTTCTCGGCCGCCCGCGCGCAGTCACCGGCTTGGGCCTGGCCCCGGGGCGCGGGGAACGCGGGAGAGACCCCGGGCACTCCCCACGGCCGGCTGCCAAAGGTGGCGGCCGGTGCAGGGAAGCGCGGTGAGGGTGGCGGGCGGCCGACTCACATGGCGGGGGCAGCGGGCGGAGGACTTGGCAGCAGCAGTGATGGCGGCGGCTCGCGCTGGCTCCGACTGGCGCTGGCTGCCCGGGACGGCAAGATGGCGGCCGCGCGTCACCCGCATCCGGGCACtgcgggcgggggcggggcgccGCGGGCGACGCGTGGGGAGCTGGGCCGCGGGGGCGGGGCGCTGCGGGACTGGGGTCGTGCCGGGAGGGACTGCGGGTTTGGCGCCACCGTGCCCTGGCAGCTCTCTGGGCACTCGCGGGACCCCCAGGCGGGTTGCTGCGGCTTCCCTAAACCCACCGTCATCCCGCCCTGTCTGAGCACAGCCTTCCACAGCCGCCCCCAAACCTCTTGCCACCTGCCCCTTAGGGCACACAGCAGCCTGGCCCCACACCTAACCCCCAGACCACTCCCTGAATCGTGAACCCAGTAAGCCAGCCTGCACCCCACACAGCCCAAGGTCTCGCCCCGCGCCCAGGTCCCAGCACCTAGCGACCCGCCTTCAGCACTTGGAATGGGCTGGGGTTGGGAAATCAGAGAGGGCCAGTACAGGCGCTGGGGCAATATCGACAGCGGGGACCCTGCTGCTAGGGTGGAGGGGAGTGGAGGAGGTTGGTCCCAACCCATCACCCCGCTGGTGGATGTCTCAGAGGAAGCCTGCGATCCCTGGCCACTGGGTAGGAGGGTAGGAAGAAAAGATGAGGCAGGCTCTTCCCGCCGAAACAAGTCCAGGGGGTGGAGGACGAGGGAGTGTCTACAGGGTGTGAGGAGGGTGTGCCCCGCCTCACGATTGAGGTTCAGACTAGGGGTACTTAACAGCTGGAGCAGGCTCGACTGAGGTGAGGTGAGCTGAAGACCCCGAGGAGGAGGGCACAAGGCAGCCGGCGGTGATGGGGGCAGGGCTGCTTCACGTGGTGGCTGCTGACTGGCCAAGACCTAGCTTTGCCCCAGGCTTGGGTCAGCGACCCCGACTGCAGGAGAGGGCTCAGGCTTTGGTCCCAGGCACAGGGACCAAAaggcttttttttcctctcattttttttttctttagtagtagTCACAGTGGGTACAGTTTACAAGGTGCTGCTTTACATGCGTATTCGCCTCGCAGTTGTGACCTTGGACAGTTGCCCTCCTCTCTCTGGACCCCAAATACATTGCATATGTAGATACTAAATCCATATTCGTTAAATGGCTTGATGTGGATAACATGGAATATTGTCCCCGGCTGGTCTCCATTAGGCCCTCTAAGCACACTCAGAGGCTGTGTACACTCCCACCCAGCTTGTCAGAGAAGATGGGACCAGGGGAGCTGTCGCTCTGGTGGAGTGCAGGGGGTCAAAGCAAGCCTCAAGGGTACAGGAGGCATTTTAGGCGAGGCCCTTTGAACCTGGGGTAGGGTTGCTTACTACATCCCTGGAAGGTGCAGGGAGGCTGATGGCCTTGATCTCTGAGACAAACAGGAACCAGCTTCGTCCCTCCCCCACCCTGGCTTCCCAGGGCCTCCGGGTGTGAGATCCACCCCCACTGCAGtgccccactccctccccacagAAGCCCGGggactggctctgtcaccagAGGTGTCATTTCCCAGCTGTCTGGGGGAGGTGAGTGAGCAGGGAATGTGTGTGCTGGGTGTGGGAACTCAGCCCAATCTAAGAGAAGATACTCTTGGCTTCCTCCCACTCAGAGGAGCAGCCGCGTCCCTGATCCTTGTGCACTGACAGTCCCGGGTGGCTCAGCCTAtgtgatgagaaagaaaagagcagcTTCCATGGGGGTCTCAGATCATGCTGTGGGATGCTGGCTCCTGCTTTTTGGTCTTGAGATGATTCTGCTTTCTAGTCAGAGAACAAAGATGCCAAATTCCAGCCTTTTAAGTTCAAAAGCTTCAGTGTCTGTCTGGGTATAAATAAGACAGGGAGGATTGGAAGAGGCAGGCACAGGAAGCCCTTCCGCCCCCAGTTGGACACCCTGCACTAACTGGGGGGAGCCTGGTGCAGGGCCAGGCAAGACATTTTGATGCTGGTTTGGGGGTGATGTGGAAGGGACAGAGCCCCAGATACACTGTCAAGACCGGGGGTCCTGCTATTGCTATTGGATTGTGGGGGCGGCAGCAGCAGAGTAGAAATGAGGGCATGTGTGACCCACGGAGATGAGGGGCCCAGgaggattcatctcagagagggaACTCTCACCCAGCAGCCCCTTCTCACCCCACCCTACCTGGGCTGTGGCTCAGAGGAACTCCCCAAATTTAGATCAAtggtggaggtgggggaaggAGTGGGATGACAGTGTTCACCTGGAAGTGACTGAGAGAATGTTTTCTGCAGGCAGGTAGAATGGAGACCCAAATAGAGGGAAGTCAAACgatagaaaaataatgtatttgcgTAACTCAgatttggcttctttttttttttttttttttttttttttttgagaaggagtctcgctctgtcacccaggctggagtgcagtggccagatctcagctcactgcaaactccgcctccagggtttacgccattctcctgcctcagcctcccgagtagctgggactacaggcgcccgccacctcgcccggctagttttttgtatttttttagtagagacggggtttcaccgtgttagccaggatggtctcgatctcctgacctcgtgatccgcccgcctcagcctcccaaagtgctgggattacaggcttgagccaccgcgcccagccagatttgGCTTCTTCATTGGCTTCAATTGCTGCGGTAACTGACCAATGAATTTCTAGGGCACACCCCCAAGACTCATTCAAAGGATGTAGGGGCTCAAGGTGATTGTGATGTAGGCAACAGAGACCACACTTTCATAAAggctttcttttagttttaatttttatttattattatttatttatttatatttgagacaaagtttcgcccttgctgcccaggctggagtgcaatggcgtgatcttggctcactgcaacctccacctcctgggttcaagtgattctcctgcctcagactcccaagtagctgggattacaggagtgcaccaccacgcctttctaattgttttgtacttttagtagagatgggatttcaccatgttggccaggctggtctcgaactcctgacctcaggtgatccacccaccttggcctcccaaaatgttgggattacaggcatgagccaccacgcccggccttattttgtaattttttttatcttcagaCAATTACTGGTTTAGAAGTTGGGATGAAAGGAGGCTGGGTCATTCCCACACTGACTCATGAACTTGCTCCATCCACATGAGTCAAACTGACTGAACTTATAATTAATTTCAGAGGCCTGTGTGTCCCTCAAAGCAGCTTGTAAAGTAAAGGCTTTCTAATGAGTAATGGAAAGGCCAGACCCCACCATTGCAATCAGCTGTGACATCTGGTGAACCCTCCAAGCCAGAAGGTTCTCAGAGCTGCGTGTCCAGCTCTGGGCTCCTGGAAGGAGGGGACACTCCAGGGACCCACTGTGTACCAGACAGTTGGCATGGATTGCCATGTGtgctcaattttttatttttatttatttttgagacaaagtctcactcttttaccagactggagtgcagtggcgcaatctcggctcactgcaacctctgcctcctgggttcgagagattctcctgcttcagtctcctgagtccctgggattacaggcgtccaccaccatgcctggctaatttttctatttttagtagagacaggattgtgccatgttggccaggatggtctcaaactcctgacttcaggtgatccacccaccttggcctcccaaagtgctgggattacaggtgtgagccaccacgcccagtcttttaaattactttttttgagacagtctccctctgtcacccaagttgcagtgcagtggcacaagcttggctcactgcaatctctgctgatgtttctatttttagtagagacagggttgcaccatgttggccaggctggtctcaaactcctgacttcaggtgatctgcccaccttggcctcccgaagtgctgggattacaggcgtgagccaatgcacctggtcaAGAAtgtgtcttggccgggcgcggtggctcaagcctgtaatcccagcactttgggaggccgagacgggcggatcacgaggtcagaagatcgagaccatcctggctaacacggtgaaaccccgtctctactaaaaaatacaaaaaactagcctggcgaggtggcaggcgcctgtagtcccagctactcgggaggctgaggcagaagaagggcgtaaacccaggaggcggagcttgcagtgagctgagatccggccactgcactccagcctgggtgacagagcgagactccttctcaaaaaaaaaaaaaaaaaagaatgtgtctcTTTTTGTATTAAAGGATAATGTAAACACATAAATTGGTATCTTTTTAATATGCAAAGTTCTCTCTGAACAAGTATGAAGCAGTGCCAGGAACGAGGCAGGCAAATGAATAATAAACGATGGTGAGCGCATAGCAGGCAGATAGACCGCTAATGGGAAGGCTGGGTTTGGGCGGGACCTACGTGCCCAGTATCCTGTAAGGACGGTCCTAGTTGGGCTGGCGAAGCACTGATCACTTGTTACTGGTTTGACCAGGGAACCAGCTCCTGTCATTGCAGCAGAGCAGGCCCAGGCCCCTGGCCACTGGGAAGCAGGGCAGTGTGGGTGGTGGGGGTGCCATATGCCAGAGCCCTATATGGGTGGGAGAAGACATAGGCAGATCAGAGTCTCCTGGATTGGGTGCCTGAAAGGACTCCTGGTTCCAGTCCCTCACTCTCCAACCCTCCATTCATTAGAGATTCACCGGGTTTAACAAGCCCCTCTTGTTCTGAAAGGGGGAGGAATTCCCCTCCAGATAAAGAGGTTGTCAAGAACCCacatcttcctttttatttatttatttatttattttgagacagagtcttattctgtcccccaggccagagtgctgtggtgccatcttccgcctcctgggttcaaacaactctcctgcctcaacctcctgagtagctgggattacaggcgcctgccattaagcctggctgatttttgtatttttagtggagatggggtttcaccatgttgggcaggctggtcttgaactcctgacctcaggtgatccgcctgcctcagactcccaaagtgctgggattacaggcatgagccgctgctcCTGGCTGACATTTTATTACCTTCCATATTATATGCCAAGCCTAGAGTCTGGCAGGTAGcggtgttcaataaacatttgttgaatcgAGTCAACTGATTTGGCCTAACAGACAGGAGACTTGGGTTCTACTCCCAGCTCTCCCACTCTGCATGGTGTCCTGGAGCAAATGCCTTTCTCCTGgggcctcatttttctcatttgttaagtGAGGGCTCTTTCATTCTACAATGGCAGGCATTGTGCTGGTATCAGAAGTtacaataataaacacaaaaagagACTGTTAAAACAGCATGATCTTTGCTGTGATGAACTTAATGACCAAGACACTTGCCAACCCTCCTCAAACAGattaaaccaaaaagaagaatCTTGTAACTATAACACAGCTAGAAACAGCAGGATCCAGGTCCTCAAAAGATGCCATCAGGAATCTGCTTCTCTGTTCTTCAGCTATGCTTGCCTCTGGCATAGCTTCATTTCCACACAGGCAACATAAGCAGCTGCAGGCtcacatttgtttaaaatgttacagttatatatatatttatatctattttatagagatgggggtctcaccgtgttttccgggctggtctcaaactcctggcctcaagtaatcttccagccttggcctcccaaagtgctgggattacaggtgtgagctaccatgccctgccccaaaaatgttatagtttttaaatttttatttgttttttcagagacatggtctcactctgtcacctaagagggagtggagtggcacaatcaaagctcactgcagcctcgaactcctgggctcaagtgatcttcccaccttagcctcccaagtagctgggaccacaggcaaagACCCCCACatccacatccagctaatttttatttttatttttttattttatttttat
It includes:
- the VAMP2 gene encoding vesicle-associated membrane protein 2, yielding MSATAATAPPAAPAGEGGPPAPPPNLTSNRRLQQTQAQVDEVVDIMRVNVDKVLERDQKLSELDDRADALQAGASQFETSAAKLKRKYWWKNLKMMIILGVICAIILIIIIVYFST